In one Kitasatospora cineracea genomic region, the following are encoded:
- a CDS encoding LysR family transcriptional regulator has protein sequence MDVDTRMLRCLTVVGEEGQLTAAAARLGVSQPTLTKQVRALERQLGVELFRRSRAGMAPTAAGAELLARAGTLLAGWEEAVRAARLAAAEAGGELRVGFEGSTMSLLGRAVVEDFARRMPGWRLRLRQNDWFDESSGLASGRLDLALWHAPASMAERYSHVPLGTEERWVVLAADHRLAARTEVSVADLWDEPFVAVPEQAGVWRDYWLGAPERAGRPVRIGAVAHNADEWMAAVACGQGVGFAPRAVGRWSSRPDVRCLPVRGLGPSLVGLFRPRGRAQTPAMAAFAESCRLHLEVQFRATGGGRSPEAAAAQTSANGAG, from the coding sequence ATGGATGTGGACACCCGGATGCTGCGCTGCCTGACCGTGGTCGGCGAGGAGGGCCAGCTGACCGCGGCGGCGGCCCGGCTGGGGGTCAGCCAGCCGACGCTGACCAAGCAGGTCCGGGCGCTGGAGCGGCAGCTGGGGGTGGAGCTGTTCCGCCGCTCGCGGGCCGGGATGGCGCCGACGGCGGCGGGCGCCGAGCTGCTGGCCCGGGCCGGGACGCTGCTGGCGGGCTGGGAGGAGGCGGTGCGGGCGGCCAGGCTGGCGGCGGCGGAGGCCGGCGGGGAGCTGCGGGTCGGCTTCGAGGGGTCGACGATGAGCCTGCTGGGCCGCGCGGTGGTGGAGGACTTCGCCCGCCGGATGCCGGGGTGGCGGCTGCGGTTGCGGCAGAACGACTGGTTCGACGAGTCCTCCGGCCTGGCCTCGGGCCGGCTGGACCTGGCGCTGTGGCACGCCCCGGCCTCGATGGCCGAGCGGTACTCGCACGTGCCGCTGGGCACCGAGGAGCGCTGGGTGGTGCTGGCGGCCGACCACCGGCTGGCGGCCCGCACCGAGGTGTCCGTGGCGGACCTGTGGGACGAGCCGTTCGTGGCGGTACCGGAGCAGGCCGGGGTGTGGCGGGACTACTGGCTGGGCGCGCCGGAGCGGGCGGGCCGGCCGGTGCGGATCGGGGCGGTGGCGCACAACGCGGACGAGTGGATGGCCGCGGTGGCCTGCGGGCAGGGGGTGGGGTTCGCGCCGCGCGCGGTGGGCCGCTGGAGCAGCCGCCCGGACGTGCGCTGCCTGCCGGTGCGCGGGCTGGGGCCGAGCCTGGTGGGGCTGTTCCGGCCGCGCGGGCGGGCGCAGACGCCCGCCATGGCGGCGTTCGCGGAGTCCTGCCGGCTGCACCTGGAGGTGCAGTTCCGGGCGACCGGTGGCGGCCGGTCCCCCGAAGCGGCGGCCGCTCAGACCTCGGCGAACGGCGCGGGGTAG
- a CDS encoding DUF6167 family protein, with amino-acid sequence MVRRIFWMAVGAGAAVWAANKANEAVHRLTPDSLSGTAARGALHLGDAARRFARDVRSGMDERERQLRADLGLDGTAVVEPPRRRALSGSAAADDGVRAISAAPGSPAAALPPSSRTERRTTPQTIVAKPRQRELPGRTTDRKDPH; translated from the coding sequence ATGGTGCGCAGGATCTTCTGGATGGCCGTCGGCGCGGGTGCCGCGGTCTGGGCCGCGAACAAGGCCAACGAGGCGGTGCACCGCCTCACCCCGGACTCGCTGTCCGGCACCGCCGCCCGCGGCGCGCTCCACCTCGGCGACGCCGCCAGGCGCTTCGCCCGGGACGTCCGCTCCGGCATGGACGAGCGCGAGCGCCAGCTGCGCGCCGACCTCGGCCTGGACGGCACCGCCGTGGTCGAGCCGCCGCGCCGCCGGGCGCTGAGCGGATCGGCGGCCGCCGACGACGGGGTCCGAGCTATCTCGGCGGCCCCGGGCTCCCCGGCCGCCGCCCTGCCCCCGTCCTCGCGCACCGAGCGCCGCACCACCCCCCAGACCATCGTCGCCAAGCCCCGACAGCGCGAGCTGCCGGGCCGCACGACCGACCGGAAGGACCCCCACTGA
- the ppk2 gene encoding polyphosphate kinase 2 → MPKKLYEDELLRLQRELVQLQEWVRTEGVRMVIVFEGRDAAGKGGAIKRVTEYLNPRIARIAALPAPTERQRGQWYFQRYVEQLPAAGEMVLFDRSWYNRAGVEKVMGFCTDEEYWQFLHQCPTFERMLVEAGILLRKYWFSVSDVEQERRFRDRLDDPMRQWKLSPMDVESITRWEDYSRAKDEMFVYTDIPESPWNVVDSDDKRRARLNMIAHLLSTVPYHEVVKPAVTLPPRPAPRGYQRPPRDLQKYVFDHAATVLARAGK, encoded by the coding sequence ATGCCGAAGAAGCTCTACGAGGACGAACTGCTCCGCCTCCAGCGCGAACTGGTCCAGCTCCAGGAATGGGTCCGCACCGAGGGCGTCCGGATGGTGATCGTCTTCGAGGGCCGGGACGCCGCCGGCAAGGGCGGCGCCATCAAGCGCGTCACCGAGTACCTCAACCCCCGGATCGCCCGGATCGCCGCCCTGCCCGCCCCCACCGAGCGCCAGCGCGGCCAGTGGTACTTCCAGCGCTACGTCGAGCAGCTCCCGGCGGCCGGCGAGATGGTCCTGTTCGACCGCTCCTGGTACAACCGGGCCGGCGTCGAGAAGGTGATGGGCTTCTGCACCGACGAGGAGTACTGGCAGTTCCTGCACCAGTGCCCCACCTTCGAACGGATGCTGGTCGAGGCCGGCATCCTGCTGCGCAAGTACTGGTTCTCGGTCAGCGACGTCGAACAGGAGCGCCGCTTCCGCGACCGGCTCGACGACCCGATGCGGCAGTGGAAGCTCTCCCCGATGGACGTCGAGTCCATCACCCGCTGGGAGGACTACTCGCGGGCCAAGGACGAGATGTTCGTCTACACCGACATCCCCGAATCACCCTGGAACGTCGTCGACAGCGACGACAAGCGCCGCGCCCGGCTCAACATGATCGCCCACCTGCTCTCCACCGTCCCGTACCACGAGGTGGTCAAGCCCGCCGTCACCCTGCCGCCCCGCCCCGCCCCGCGCGGCTACCAGCGGCCGCCGCGCGACCTCCAGAAGTACGTCTTCGACCACGCCGCGACGGTGCTGGCCCGGGCCGGGAAGTAG
- a CDS encoding ATP-binding protein: MNSTSAASRSPGRLPAEVTSFVGRAAELDRLSALVARARLVTVTGPGGVGKSRLALRAAARLAAGFPDGAHLAELAPVQDPLLLGHAVLEALQLTDHTARPPLDVLVEQLADREALLVLDGCEHLVDACAELADALLRAAPGLRVLATSRQSLRAAGEHLLPLAPLPYLAADGDGADPEAMLLFADRAAAVRPGFRLEPRNRAGVALLCRRLDGIPLALELAAGRLRALSVEQLAARLDDRFRLLTGGERTAPARHRTLRTAIGWSHELCTMQERLLWARLSVFAGGFDLDAAEYVCAGRGLDQDDLCELVDSLVDKSVLERLDGEGTVRFRMLDTLREYGAHWLRAGGDDRRLLRRHRDWYLGVATWGEVEWFGPRQAETAERTRLAHPNLRAALEFSLAEPGEEQLALVLAGTLWYFWVGTGHLGEGRHWLDRALALAPEPTDARAKALWVTGYLATLQGDLDRARPALEECRRQALETGDDRALAYAVHRQGCAALIGDDPARAAELFEEALWHYDTLGELNSNVLMAMFELALARLFQGDEERGRAGIERLRETCEEHGEQWAYGYCLYAMAFARRQAGDLRLARSFARESMRLNHLFRDLLGIVLAMDLLALLATEGPDADLHEARVLQGAAHRLWRAVGTPFFGSRSFNGPHLECERRARDGLDGDAYAAAFRLGSRLDLDAAVRRALDGGSPEPPPDGGGTDRPGPPLDPARPYSPVGA, translated from the coding sequence ATGAACAGCACGTCGGCAGCGTCGAGGAGCCCGGGCCGGCTGCCCGCCGAGGTCACCAGCTTCGTCGGCCGGGCCGCCGAACTCGACCGGCTGTCCGCCCTGGTGGCCCGGGCCCGGCTGGTCACGGTGACCGGCCCGGGCGGCGTCGGCAAGTCCCGCCTGGCGCTGCGCGCCGCCGCCCGGCTGGCCGCCGGCTTCCCGGACGGCGCGCACCTGGCCGAGCTCGCCCCCGTGCAGGACCCGCTGCTGCTGGGCCACGCCGTGCTGGAGGCGCTGCAGCTGACCGACCACACCGCCCGCCCGCCGCTGGACGTCCTGGTCGAGCAACTCGCCGACCGCGAGGCCCTGTTGGTGCTGGACGGCTGCGAGCACCTGGTGGACGCCTGCGCCGAGCTGGCGGACGCGCTGCTGCGCGCCGCACCCGGCCTGCGGGTGCTCGCCACCTCCCGGCAGTCGCTGCGCGCCGCGGGCGAGCACCTGCTGCCGCTGGCCCCGCTGCCGTACCTGGCGGCCGACGGCGACGGGGCGGACCCGGAGGCGATGCTGCTGTTCGCCGACCGGGCCGCGGCCGTCCGGCCGGGCTTCCGGCTGGAGCCGCGCAACCGGGCCGGGGTGGCGCTGCTCTGCCGCCGGCTGGACGGCATCCCGCTGGCCCTGGAGCTGGCCGCCGGGCGGCTGCGCGCGCTGTCCGTCGAGCAGCTGGCGGCCCGGCTGGACGACCGCTTCCGGCTGCTCACCGGCGGCGAGCGGACGGCCCCGGCCCGGCACCGGACGCTGCGCACCGCGATCGGCTGGAGCCACGAGCTCTGCACGATGCAGGAACGTTTACTCTGGGCCCGCCTCTCGGTCTTCGCCGGCGGCTTCGACCTGGACGCCGCCGAGTACGTCTGCGCCGGCCGCGGCCTGGACCAGGACGACCTGTGCGAACTCGTCGACTCGCTGGTCGACAAGTCCGTGCTGGAACGCCTCGACGGCGAGGGCACCGTCCGCTTCCGGATGCTCGACACCCTGCGCGAGTACGGCGCCCACTGGCTGCGGGCCGGCGGCGACGACCGGCGGCTGCTGCGCCGCCACCGCGACTGGTACCTCGGCGTCGCCACCTGGGGCGAGGTCGAGTGGTTCGGCCCCCGGCAGGCCGAGACCGCCGAACGCACCCGGCTCGCCCACCCCAACCTCCGCGCCGCGCTGGAGTTCTCGCTCGCCGAGCCCGGCGAGGAGCAGCTCGCCCTCGTCCTGGCCGGCACCCTCTGGTACTTCTGGGTCGGCACCGGCCACCTCGGCGAGGGCCGGCACTGGCTCGACCGGGCCCTCGCGCTGGCCCCCGAACCCACCGACGCCCGGGCCAAGGCGCTCTGGGTCACCGGCTACCTCGCCACCCTCCAGGGCGACCTGGACCGGGCCCGCCCCGCCCTCGAGGAGTGCCGCCGCCAGGCCCTGGAGACCGGCGACGACCGGGCCCTGGCCTACGCCGTCCACCGCCAGGGCTGCGCGGCCCTGATCGGCGACGACCCGGCCCGCGCCGCCGAGCTGTTCGAGGAGGCGCTGTGGCACTACGACACCCTCGGCGAACTCAACTCCAACGTCCTGATGGCGATGTTCGAACTCGCCCTGGCCCGGCTCTTCCAGGGCGACGAGGAACGCGGCCGGGCCGGCATCGAACGCCTCCGGGAGACCTGCGAGGAGCACGGCGAGCAGTGGGCGTACGGCTACTGCCTGTACGCGATGGCCTTCGCCCGGCGGCAGGCCGGCGACCTGCGGCTGGCCCGGTCCTTCGCCCGCGAGTCGATGCGGCTGAACCACCTGTTCCGCGACCTGCTGGGCATCGTGCTGGCGATGGACCTGCTGGCCCTGCTGGCCACCGAGGGCCCGGACGCCGACCTGCACGAGGCCCGCGTCCTGCAGGGCGCCGCGCACCGGCTCTGGCGGGCCGTCGGCACCCCGTTCTTCGGCTCCCGCTCCTTCAACGGCCCGCACCTGGAGTGCGAGCGGCGCGCCCGCGACGGCCTCGACGGCGACGCCTACGCGGCGGCCTTCCGGCTCGGCTCCCGGCTCGACCTGGACGCCGCCGTCCGCCGCGCCCTCGACGGCGGCTCCCCCGAACCGCCCCCGGACGGCGGCGGCACCGACCGCCCCGGCCCGCCGCTCGACCCGGCCCGCCCGTACTCCCCCGTCGGCGCCTGA
- a CDS encoding GNAT family N-acetyltransferase: MTVRTRVELPADTAETRRVHMAAFPGPEEADLVDALRRDAAWLPALSLVAVDEREVVIGHALLTRLKVGNGKGLALAPVAVAPEWQRKGVGTAVVRAALDAAAEAGERVVVVLGDPGYYGRFGFAPASGHRITGPFDVPDGYFQALRLPGADRAPHGMCRYPAPFAEV, encoded by the coding sequence ATGACCGTACGAACCAGAGTTGAGCTCCCCGCCGACACCGCCGAGACCCGGCGGGTGCACATGGCGGCCTTCCCAGGCCCCGAAGAGGCGGACCTGGTGGACGCGCTGCGCCGCGACGCCGCCTGGCTGCCCGCACTGTCCCTGGTCGCGGTGGACGAGCGCGAAGTGGTCATCGGCCACGCGCTGCTCACCCGGCTGAAGGTCGGCAACGGCAAGGGCCTGGCCCTCGCCCCCGTCGCGGTCGCCCCCGAGTGGCAGCGCAAGGGCGTCGGCACCGCCGTGGTGCGGGCCGCGCTGGACGCCGCCGCCGAGGCCGGCGAACGCGTCGTGGTGGTGCTCGGCGACCCGGGCTACTACGGCCGGTTCGGCTTCGCCCCCGCCTCCGGACACCGCATCACCGGGCCGTTCGACGTCCCCGACGGGTACTTCCAGGCCCTGCGGCTGCCCGGCGCCGACCGCGCCCCGCACGGCATGTGCCGCTACCCCGCGCCGTTCGCCGAGGTCTGA
- the rpsD gene encoding 30S ribosomal protein S4, with the protein MANQKRPKVKIARALGVPLTPKSVKYFEARPYPPGQHGRGRKQNSDYKVRLTEKQRLRAQYDLSEKQMARAFEAAKKIEGKTGEALVGLLEVRLDSLVLRSGIARTIYQARQMVVHGHIQVNGAKVNKPSFQLKPGYVVTVKEKSKEKVPFQVAREGGNAGEGQTPKYLEVNLKALAFRLDRAPQRREVPVVCDEQLVVEYYSR; encoded by the coding sequence ATGGCGAACCAGAAGCGCCCCAAGGTCAAGATCGCCCGTGCTCTCGGCGTTCCGCTGACCCCGAAGTCCGTCAAGTACTTCGAGGCCCGTCCGTACCCGCCCGGCCAGCACGGCCGCGGCCGCAAGCAGAACTCTGACTACAAGGTCCGTCTGACCGAGAAGCAGCGTCTGCGCGCGCAGTACGACCTCAGCGAGAAGCAGATGGCGCGTGCCTTCGAGGCCGCCAAGAAGATCGAGGGCAAGACGGGCGAGGCCCTGGTCGGCCTGCTCGAGGTCCGCCTCGACTCCCTGGTCCTGCGTTCGGGCATCGCCCGCACCATCTACCAGGCCCGCCAGATGGTCGTGCACGGCCACATCCAGGTCAACGGTGCGAAGGTCAACAAGCCCTCGTTCCAGCTGAAGCCGGGCTACGTCGTCACGGTGAAGGAAAAGTCCAAGGAGAAGGTCCCCTTCCAGGTGGCTCGCGAGGGCGGCAACGCCGGCGAGGGCCAGACCCCGAAGTACCTCGAGGTCAACCTGAAGGCCCTGGCCTTCCGCCTGGACCGCGCGCCGCAGCGCCGCGAGGTTCCGGTCGTCTGCGACGAGCAGCTCGTCGTCGAGTACTACTCGCGCTGA
- a CDS encoding replication-associated recombination protein A: MDEPDLFTHAAEERRSAEPGRSPLAVRMRPRTLDEVAGQQQLLKDGSPLRRLVAGAKGPAATSSVILWGPPGTGKTTLAHVISQAVEGRFVELSAITHGVKEVRAVIDGARRAVGMSGRETVLFLDEIHRFSKAQQDSLLPAVENRWVTLIAATTENPYFSVISPLLSRSLLLTLESLTDEDVRTLLRRAAADERGLGGSVELSAEAEDHLVRLAGGDARRALTTLEAAAGAALEQGEKVLTLAATETAVNQAAVRYDRDGDQHYDVASALIKSIRGSDVDATLHYLARMIEAGEDPRFIARRLMISASEDVGLADPTALSTAVAAAQAVALIGFPEARIILSQAAIALALAPKSNAAYLAIDAALADVRQGLAGAVPAHLRDAHYGGAKKLGHGKGYQYPHDLPEGIAAQQYAPDEVHGKEYYRPTRRGGEARYAEIAEWTRARLKGQ; encoded by the coding sequence GTGGACGAGCCCGACCTTTTCACGCATGCTGCCGAGGAACGCCGGAGTGCCGAGCCGGGGCGTTCGCCGCTCGCGGTGCGGATGCGGCCGCGGACGTTGGACGAGGTGGCGGGGCAGCAGCAGTTGCTCAAGGACGGGTCGCCGCTGCGGCGGCTGGTCGCGGGGGCGAAGGGGCCGGCGGCGACGAGTTCGGTGATCCTCTGGGGGCCGCCGGGGACGGGCAAGACCACGCTGGCGCACGTGATCAGCCAGGCGGTGGAGGGCCGGTTCGTCGAGCTCTCGGCGATCACGCACGGGGTCAAGGAAGTCCGGGCGGTGATCGACGGGGCCCGGCGGGCGGTCGGGATGAGCGGCCGGGAGACGGTGCTGTTCCTGGACGAGATCCACCGCTTCTCCAAGGCCCAGCAGGACTCGCTGCTGCCCGCGGTGGAGAACCGCTGGGTCACCCTGATCGCGGCGACCACCGAGAACCCGTACTTCTCGGTGATCTCCCCGCTGCTGTCGCGCAGCCTGCTGCTCACCCTGGAGTCGCTCACCGACGAGGACGTCCGGACCCTGCTGCGCCGGGCCGCCGCCGACGAGCGCGGGCTGGGCGGCAGCGTGGAGTTGAGCGCGGAGGCCGAGGACCACCTGGTGCGGCTGGCGGGGGGCGACGCGCGGCGGGCGCTGACCACGCTGGAGGCGGCGGCGGGGGCGGCGCTGGAGCAGGGCGAGAAGGTGCTGACCCTGGCGGCGACCGAGACGGCGGTCAACCAGGCCGCGGTGCGCTACGACCGGGACGGCGACCAGCACTACGACGTGGCGAGCGCGCTGATCAAGTCGATCCGGGGCAGCGACGTGGACGCCACCCTGCACTACCTGGCCCGGATGATCGAGGCGGGGGAGGACCCGCGCTTCATCGCCCGGCGCCTGATGATCTCCGCCAGCGAGGACGTCGGCCTGGCCGACCCGACGGCGCTGTCCACCGCGGTGGCCGCCGCGCAGGCGGTCGCGCTGATCGGCTTCCCGGAGGCGCGGATCATCCTGTCCCAGGCGGCGATCGCGCTCGCCCTGGCGCCCAAGTCGAACGCGGCGTACCTGGCGATCGACGCCGCGCTGGCGGACGTCCGGCAGGGCCTGGCCGGGGCGGTGCCCGCGCACCTGCGGGACGCGCACTACGGCGGGGCGAAGAAGCTCGGGCACGGCAAGGGCTACCAGTACCCGCACGACCTGCCGGAGGGCATCGCCGCGCAGCAGTACGCGCCGGACGAGGTGCACGGCAAGGAGTACTACCGGCCGACCCGGCGGGGCGGCGAGGCCCGGTACGCGGAGATCGCGGAGTGGACCAGGGCCCGGCTCAAGGGGCAGTGA
- a CDS encoding L-threonylcarbamoyladenylate synthase: protein MAKYFDVHPETPQPRTISTVVASIRDGALIAYPTDSCFALGCRLDNRDGLDRIRTIRRLDDRHHFTLMCQDFAQLGKFAQLDNNVFRAVKAATPGSYTFILPATKEVPRRLLHPKKKTVGVRIPDHAVTQALLAELGEPLVSSTLLLPDEEEPMTQGWEIKERLDHVLDAVVDSGDCGTVPTTVVDFSDGVPEIVRYGAGDPERFE, encoded by the coding sequence ATGGCGAAGTACTTCGACGTGCACCCCGAGACGCCCCAGCCGCGCACCATCTCCACCGTGGTGGCGAGCATCCGGGACGGCGCCCTCATCGCGTACCCCACCGACTCCTGTTTCGCGCTCGGCTGCCGGCTGGACAACCGGGACGGACTGGACCGGATCCGCACCATCCGGCGGCTCGACGACCGCCACCACTTCACCCTGATGTGCCAGGACTTCGCCCAGCTGGGCAAGTTCGCGCAACTCGACAACAACGTCTTCCGCGCCGTCAAGGCGGCGACACCCGGCAGCTACACCTTCATCCTCCCCGCCACCAAGGAGGTGCCGCGCCGGCTGCTGCACCCGAAGAAGAAGACCGTCGGCGTCCGCATCCCCGACCACGCCGTCACCCAGGCCCTGCTCGCCGAACTCGGCGAACCCCTGGTCTCCAGCACCCTGCTGCTGCCCGACGAGGAGGAACCGATGACGCAGGGCTGGGAGATCAAGGAACGCCTCGACCACGTCCTGGACGCGGTGGTCGACTCCGGCGACTGCGGGACGGTGCCGACCACGGTCGTCGACTTCTCGGACGGGGTGCCGGAGATCGTCCGCTACGGGGCGGGGGACCCGGAGCGCTTCGAGTAG
- a CDS encoding DUF948 domain-containing protein — MSVGELAGLLVAVFWAVLVTLLAVVLVRLSKVLREATALVSAVTEQAVPLLQDANSAVRSAHEQLERVDEITANVQDAAADAKALSSTVAATLGGPLVKLAAFSYGVRKAAARQQAGPVGVPQQAGEREELARMIRAEVRAATAPRGGLLAKVRRAVRG; from the coding sequence GTGTCCGTGGGAGAGCTGGCCGGGCTGCTGGTGGCCGTCTTCTGGGCGGTCCTGGTCACCCTGCTCGCCGTGGTGCTGGTGCGGCTGTCCAAGGTGCTGCGGGAGGCGACCGCGCTGGTCTCCGCCGTCACCGAGCAGGCCGTGCCGCTGCTGCAGGACGCGAACAGCGCCGTCCGCAGCGCGCACGAGCAGCTGGAGCGGGTCGACGAGATCACCGCCAACGTGCAGGACGCGGCGGCCGACGCCAAGGCGCTGTCCTCGACCGTGGCGGCGACGCTGGGCGGGCCGCTGGTGAAGCTGGCGGCGTTCAGCTACGGCGTCCGCAAGGCCGCCGCCCGGCAGCAGGCCGGGCCGGTCGGGGTGCCGCAACAGGCCGGTGAGCGCGAGGAGTTGGCCCGGATGATCCGGGCCGAGGTGCGGGCCGCGACGGCGCCGCGCGGCGGGTTGCTGGCCAAGGTCCGCCGGGCCGTGAGGGGCTGA
- the aspS gene encoding aspartate--tRNA ligase: MIRTHDAGTLRAEHAGTTVTLAGWVARRRDHGGVAFIDLRDASGTVQVVVRDLESVHGLRSEYCVKVVGEVRVRPEGNENPEIPTGAVEVVVESIEVLSEAAPLPFQVAEYEPGSVNEEVRLRYRYLDLRREGPARALRLRSKVNHIIRTVMEENDYLDIETPYLTRSTPEGARDFLVPVRLQPGHWYALPQSPQLFKQLLMVAGMERYYQIARCFRDEDFRADRQPEFTQLDIEASFVDQEDILALGEKIIAAIWKQVHGYEIPNPLPRMTYADAMSRYGSDKPDVRFGQELTDLTEYFKGTGFRVFQAPYVGAVVMPGGASQPRKQLDAWQDWAKARGARGLAYVLVDAETGELRGPVAKNLSEEHLAGLAAAAGAKPGDAVFFAAGKKTPSQELLGAARLEIGRRCQLIDESQWAFLWVVDFPMFEPIEDDKGEFQGWHAVHHPFTAPTAESLATFDTDPGSALSNAYDLVLNGSELGGGSIRIHQRDVQKRAFDAIGLSEEEAASQFGFLLDAFNYGPPPHGGIALGLDRVVTLLGGYDTIRDVIAFPKTSTGGDPLTGAPTPITPAQRREAGVDAQPKAKENKDGAKAEAEPTA; the protein is encoded by the coding sequence GTGATCCGCACGCACGACGCGGGCACGCTCCGCGCGGAGCACGCCGGCACCACCGTCACCCTGGCCGGCTGGGTGGCCCGCCGCCGTGACCACGGCGGCGTGGCCTTCATCGACCTGCGGGACGCCTCCGGCACCGTGCAGGTCGTGGTCCGCGACCTGGAGTCGGTGCACGGGCTGCGCTCCGAGTACTGCGTGAAGGTGGTCGGCGAGGTCCGGGTCCGCCCGGAGGGCAACGAGAACCCGGAGATCCCGACCGGCGCGGTCGAGGTCGTCGTCGAGTCGATCGAGGTGCTGTCCGAGGCCGCGCCGCTGCCGTTCCAGGTCGCCGAGTACGAGCCCGGCTCGGTCAACGAGGAGGTGCGGCTGCGCTACCGCTACCTCGACCTGCGCCGCGAGGGCCCGGCCCGCGCGCTGCGGCTGCGCTCGAAGGTCAACCACATCATCCGCACGGTGATGGAGGAGAACGACTACCTCGACATCGAGACCCCGTACCTGACCCGCTCCACCCCCGAGGGCGCCCGCGACTTCCTGGTCCCGGTCCGCCTCCAGCCGGGCCACTGGTACGCCCTGCCGCAGTCCCCGCAGCTGTTCAAGCAGCTGCTGATGGTGGCCGGCATGGAGCGCTACTACCAGATCGCCCGCTGCTTCCGCGACGAGGACTTCCGCGCCGACCGGCAGCCGGAGTTCACCCAGCTCGACATCGAGGCGTCCTTCGTCGACCAGGAGGACATCCTGGCGCTCGGCGAGAAGATCATCGCCGCGATCTGGAAGCAGGTCCACGGCTACGAGATCCCGAACCCGCTGCCCCGGATGACCTACGCCGACGCCATGTCGCGCTACGGCTCCGACAAGCCGGACGTCCGCTTCGGGCAGGAACTCACCGACCTCACCGAGTACTTCAAGGGCACCGGGTTCCGGGTCTTCCAGGCCCCGTACGTCGGCGCGGTCGTGATGCCCGGCGGCGCCTCGCAGCCCCGCAAGCAGCTCGACGCCTGGCAGGACTGGGCGAAGGCCCGCGGCGCCCGCGGCCTCGCCTACGTGCTGGTGGACGCCGAGACCGGCGAGCTGCGCGGCCCGGTCGCCAAGAACCTGTCCGAGGAGCACCTGGCCGGCCTGGCCGCCGCCGCGGGCGCCAAGCCCGGCGACGCGGTGTTCTTCGCCGCGGGCAAGAAGACCCCCTCGCAGGAGCTGCTCGGCGCCGCCCGCCTGGAGATCGGCCGCCGCTGCCAGCTGATCGACGAGTCCCAGTGGGCCTTCCTCTGGGTCGTGGACTTCCCGATGTTCGAGCCGATCGAGGACGACAAGGGCGAGTTCCAGGGCTGGCACGCGGTGCACCACCCGTTCACCGCGCCGACCGCCGAGTCGCTCGCCACCTTCGACACCGACCCGGGCAGCGCGCTCTCCAACGCGTACGACCTGGTGCTCAACGGCTCGGAGCTGGGCGGCGGTTCGATCCGCATCCACCAGCGGGACGTGCAGAAGCGGGCGTTCGACGCGATCGGCCTGTCCGAGGAGGAGGCGGCCTCGCAGTTCGGCTTCCTGCTGGACGCCTTCAACTACGGCCCGCCGCCGCACGGCGGCATCGCGCTCGGCCTGGACCGCGTGGTCACCCTGCTGGGCGGCTACGACACCATCCGGGACGTCATCGCCTTCCCGAAGACCTCCACCGGCGGCGACCCGCTGACCGGCGCCCCCACCCCGATCACCCCGGCCCAGCGCCGCGAGGCCGGCGTGGACGCCCAGCCCAAGGCCAAGGAGAACAAGGACGGCGCCAAGGCCGAGGCCGAGCCGACCGCCTGA